The Syntrophales bacterium DNA segment TCATACTGATTCTCATTGTGGTGGGCTGGCTCGCCCTCCAGCTCTGGATACTGCCCCGCATGGGCATCAATACGTGACTGAGGAACTCCTGCCAGGTGGCAGACAGGACAAAAACGGCCGATTCAAATCGGGGGGATGAAGTCCCTTAATAGAAGTACAATCATACACGTCTGGTCCCATCCGTGGCGATGGCTTCCGGGCGTGACTCATCAGTGACAGTGCCGCGGCCCCCCGGCTTTCGATGCTGCCGGAGGGCTCCCCGCGATTGAGGGGATGCCGCGGAGTCTCTGATACCGGTCCGGTAAGGCCTGCACAGAGAACCTTCGGCATGTCGAGCGTGACACCTCTCGATACCGAACAGAGGTCAGGTCAAGGAGAAAAAAAGAAGTGAAACATCTGCGTACAATCGTACATATAGACGAAGAAAAATGTGACGGCTGCGGGCTCTGCATTCCCTCCTGCTCCGAGGGGGCCATCAGGCTTCTGGAGGGGAAGGCCCGTCTGGTAGGCGACAGGTACTGTGACGGCCTGGGAGCATGTCTGGGCGAGTGTCCCCAGGGCGCCATATATCTCATTGAACGGGAAGCCGAGGAGTTCGACGAAAAGGCCGTGGAGGCCCTCCGGAAGGCCCGGATGTTTTCCATCGATCCATCACCGGAGCTCATGGCCTGCGGGTGCCCGTCGTCACAGATAACAACCTTCGACGTGCCGGATTCCTGCCGGGCGGCGAATGAACCGGTCCGGCAGGAAGGGGAGGCATCGGAACTTACCCACTGGCCCGTAAAAATCAGGTTGATTCCCCCGACCGCCCCCTTTTTGAAGGATGCCGATCTCCTCGTGGCGGCCGACTGTACAGCCTGTGCCAGCCCCGGTTTTCACCGGGAATTCTTAAAGGGGAAAATTCTCCTTTCGGGATGTCCGAAGTTTGACGATGCCGAGGCCTACGTTGAAAGATTTACCGATATATTCCGCGGCAATCATATCAACAGTGTCACCGTCCTGATCATGGACGTGCCCTGCTGTCAGGGGCTGCCCCGGATTCTGTGGACGGCGATGGAACGGGCCGGGGCAGCCGTTCCCCTGGAGACGATTGTCATCGGCAGGCAGGGGGAGCGCCTGTAATCATCGCGTCACGTGATACGGTAACAAACAAAACACTGTCGGGAGGGAAACGTAATGAGCAAAAAAGTTCTGTTGGCAGCCTTTAACGGGGAGTCCATGTGTTTCGTCCATGTTCTGCTTAACGCGCTTGACATGGAAGAAAAGGGCTACGATGTAAAGGTGGTGATCGAGGGAAGCGCGACCAGAGCCGTAAAAGAACTCACTGATCCCGAAAGCCCCTTTGCGAATCTGTACAGCGAAGTCCGGAAACGGGGCATGATCGATTGCGTCTGCCAAGCCTGCGCGAGTAAAATGGGAGCCCTGGAGAGTGCACGGCAACAGGGATTGCCGCTGTGCGCGGAGATGAAGGGACATCCCGCGCTGGCACAATACCTGGAACAGGGATATCAGGTACTGACGTTTTAAAGCGCCCGTCGTCTTTTCACTGTCCTCAACCGGGGGGAAAAGTTATCCTGTCGTTGCAGGTAACGCCGTTAAGGATCGCTCTGTACAATGATTACCCCTTTTTTTATGGTAGTAACGGGTCTGGTGCTTTTTCTTTTCGCCATGGTCCATGTCACCGAGACGGTTCGCCGATCCGTCACGAGTACCCGTACCCGGGAACTCTTCGGCTATGCCGTGAGAACTCCTCTCTGGGGTGTTGTCACAGGTTTCTTGCTGACTGTACTGTTCCAGAGCAGCACGGCGACCACTGCTCTCACGGTGGGGCTCGTCAGCGCCGGTCTCATGAGTTTTTTCCACTCTCTCGGCGTCATCATCGGGGCCGATATCGGAACGACCATCACAGTACAGCTCGTTGTCTGGCGGGTTACCGATCTTTCACCCTTGTTTGTCATTGCCGGAGCGTTTCTCTGGGTGACGGGCAAGGGGAAACTCAAGCCTCTGGGAGAGGGAATCTTTTATTTCGGTCTCATGTTTTTCGGCCTGACCATTGTGTCTCACGCCATGGAGCCTCTCAAGGAAAGTCCCGCCATACTGCAGTTTTTCCATGAAACCGTAAGTCCCCTTACAGGTGTTCTCATCGGATGCGGATTTACCGTTCTGGTGCAGTCTTCGGCAATACCAATCGCTCTTCTGGTTATCCTTGCCGGCCATGGTATGCTTTCCCTGGAGGCGGCCCTTCCTTTTGTAATCGGGGCCAATCTCGGTACGGCGTTCACGGCGGTTATCGTCTTCACCGCCCTGGCGGCCAATGCCGAGGGCAGGCGGGTCGTCTTGTCGCATGTCTTCTTCAAGTTCGTCGGGGCTGTTGTGTGTCTGGCAGCCTTCCCGCTTTTTCTGGCCGTGCTGAAGAACCTTTCGTCGAGCGTCTCCCAACAGATAGCCCTGGGGCACATTATCTTCAACGTGCTTGTGGCCTTTATTTTTATCCCGACTCTCCCCTGGTTCGCCCATTTGGCACGGGTGCTGTATCCGAAACGGGGGGAGATTTTTTCGCTCTGGCCCGATTTTCTCGACGAGCGTCTCCTCGGGAACGCGGAGCTTGCTCTGGAAGCGGCTCGGAAAGAAATGGAACGGGAGATGGTACTTGCCCGAAGGATGTATTTACTCGCCGCAGGATTGATAGACTGCTTTCAAAGCGGCAATCTGCAGACTGTGGGTCATATTGAAAACGTCGTCAACTCCCTGAAATGGGAAATCGGTATCTTTCTCCGGCGCGTGTCTGAAGGTCTCCTCACCAGGTCCACATCGAAGCAACTGCTCCTCTATTCATCGCTGGTGGATGATATCGAGCGTATCGCCGATCACTCAACCAACATCAGTGAACTCGCTGAAATAAAATCACGGAAGATGGTCTGTTTTTCGGAATTTGCCGACAATGACCTGGCAGAGATCCGGTCTCTTGTAACCGCCAACCTCGACGACGCCCTTTCTCTGATGGGAACCTACAGCCAAACGACGATGGAGGCCATCTTCGCCCGGGAAGAGCAGATCGACAAACTGGTCGCCAATGCCAAGCTCAATCATCTTGAGCGGGTCTGCAGCAAAATCTGCCAGGCCGAATCAGGTCCGATCTATCTCGGGGTTCTTGTCAACCAGGAGCGTATTTCCGACCACTGTGAAAACATAGCGGAGTATTTCAGGGATCTCAACGTGGAGGAAGCCTGATGCCGCCGGCAGACGGCCGGGGCAGTACCGGGCGGCGGATGCCGTTCAGTGTTTCGCGACGAGATACCCAACAGCCTGATCCAGCCCGTCCAGTGTGAGGGGAAACATCGGGAAAATTTGTCTGATCGCCTTGACGGTCCGGATGTACTCCCATTCTTCCTCGGGACTGGGGTTAAGCCACAGGGAATGACGGAAGGTATCGGCGAGGAAGTGAAGGTTTTCGATGCTGGGTGTGCGGGATCGCGCACCGAAGCTGATAGCGCCTCCGCGGGAGACCAGTTCATGGTGACCCATGCTGGCATCGCCCACCAGGATGATCCGGGTTTCCGGATCTCGGGAGGCGAAGTCGAGAACCGATTCAGGCTTGTGCCGCCGTGGCGGGTCAAGCCAGACCGTGTCGTAGATCGTGTTGTGGAAATAGAAGGTAGTGAGATCCTTGAACTGGTTCCGAGCGTAGTCGAAGAGGGTCTGCACCGTGTATATATAAGGGTCCATGGACCAGCCACCGTTGTCGATCATCAGGATCACCTTGAGACGGTCGGTCAGACGGTGATCAAAAACAATCTCGATTTCTCCGGCGTTCCTCATGGTCTCGTAGATTGTTTTGTCCACATTGACCACATCCCGGGCGCCTTCGGGAACCATGCGGCGGAGCCGCTTCAGGGCTTCTCCCATCTGGGACTGGGTGAGAGGGCCATCCTGGGTATAATCTCTGTAGCGCCGGTCCAGGGCGACCTTGACGGCCGATTTGTTCCGGGACACTCCTCCCACGCGCATACCCCCAGGGTGGTTCCCCGAATGTCCCACGGGTGAAGTGCCTCCCGTGCCGATCCATCGTGAACCGCCGTGATGTGCTCCCTCCTGGTCCTTGAGTCGGTCGAGAAAATACTGGAGTACCTCGTCGGGCGTCATGGCACTCAACTGTTCCTCGCTGATGTCCAGAACATCCGCCACGTCTTTCGGGTTCTTCAGCCAGTCCCGCAGCAGTTCCCGGGTCAGGGCGTCCAGTTCCATGTCGCCGATGTCATCCAGGTCGGCGTCCTTGAAATGATGCGAAAAAACCTTGTCATAGAGGTCAAAATAGCGTTCGCTTTTGACGAGGATCGCCCGGGCCACGGAGTACAAATCGTCTATGGAGAGGATCAGGCCCAGGCTCATGGCCTTATGGAGACGCAGGTAGGCCGTGGGTGTGACGGGAATCCCGCGGCCTTTCAAGGTATAGAAAAATGCTGAAAACACGGCTCCGATTTCCCCCTTCAGCCTGTACCCGTGTAGCGGGAGGCCATGGCAAGGTCGGAGCTTTTTTTGAAGAGAACGCCCAGGTAAGGGGGAGAACTCCTTTTCAGTGACGACACCTCGAAATGGGGATCCGCTCTGAGGGCCCGGATCCAATTGATCAGTTCCCGGGTGGCCGGTTTCTTTTCGATTCCCTGCAGCCGCCGAAGCCGGTAGAAGGCGCTGATACAGGCCTGCATCAGGTCTTCCTCGATGGAGGGGAAGTGGACATTGAGGATCTGCTGCATTATTTCCGGGTCGGGAAAAGCGATGTGGTGAAAGTTGCACCGCCCCAGAAAGGGGTCGGAAAGATCCTTCTTGGCGTTCGATGTAATGATAACCACGGGACGGTGCCGGGCCGTCACCGTCCTGTCGATTTCCATGATGTCGAACTGCATCTGGTCCAGGATATCCAGCATGTCATCCTGGAAATCCGTATCCGCCTTGTCTATCTCGTCGATGAGCAGAACGGTCCGCTGTTCCGCCGTAAAGGCCTGACCGATTTTGCCCATGCGGATGTATTCTTCGATATTGCTTACATCCCGGCTCGAGTCACCGAAGCGGCTGTCATTGAGACGGGTCAGCGTATCGTACTGGTACAGCGCTTCCACCAGTTTCATGCCGGACTTTACGTTCAGCACAATGAGCGGCATCTTCAGGCTCTCGGCGATGGCATGGGCCAGCATCGTTTTGCCCGTCCCCGGCTCTCCCTTGAGCAGCAGGGGCATTTCGAGGGCCATGGTAACGTTGACGATTTTTGCCAGTTCGGCGTCAAGAACATAGCGCGATGCCCCCTGAAAGGTGTAAAAAGAATCTCTTTCCTTCATTTTCTTGCTCTTCTCCTGTCTGTTGCCCGGCCTTATATCATTTCCAGGGCGCATGCCATTGACACGCCGCCGCCGCCGCACAGCGTAGCCAGCCCCAGGGTGTTGCCGTTTCTTTTCATGGTGTGGAGCAGCGTTACCATGATGCGGGATCCCGTGGATCCCACGGGATGGCCGAGCCCGATGCCCGATCCGCAGATATTGGTTATCTCCCTGTTGATCCCCAGCTCTTTCTCACAGCCGATGTACTGGGCGGCAAAGGCCTCGTTCAGTTCGATGATTTCAAAATCACCCACGGCCAGCCCGGACCGTTCCGTAAGATTGCGCACTGCCGGAACCGGTCCCAGACCCATGACGGAGGGATGTACGCCTCCGTAACCAACGGCCTTGATACGGGCAATGGGTTCAAGACCCAGTTCCCGGGCCTTCTCGGCTGACATTATGATCATGCCGCTTGATCCGTCGTTGATCCCGGAAGCATTTCCGGCCGTAACTTTACCGATCTTGGGAATGAAGGCCGGGGGCATGTCTTGCAGGGCCTCCATGGTCAAGCCGGGACGAAAATGCTCATCCCTGTCGAAGATGACCGGTGGTTTACCCCGCTTGCCGGGTAGTTCGACAGGTACGATTTCTTCCTTGAAAAACCCTTCCACTGTTGCCATTTCGGCCCTGTTGTGGCTGCGCAGCGCCACTTCATCCATTTCCTCCCGGGATATGTTCATCATCTGGGCGACGAATTCGGCCGTGTGTCCCATGATATAGGGCTTGCCCCGGAAGAGTTCCAGGGGCATGCCTTCTTTGACGGGCCCGTCTTCAGGGTTTGGCATGATGTGGGATCCGCAATGCAGGGCGTGAATCAACCAGTCAACGAGTGCCTGATCCTGCAGGCGGCAGCCCCAGCGGGCCCCGGGAACGGTGTAGGGAACGCCGGACATATGCTCCACGCCGCCTGCCAGTATGATTTCCGCAAGCCCTGCCTGTATCATGGCCATGCCGGAAATAACCGCTTCCATGCCGGAAATGCAGACACGGTTGATGGTGACGGCTGTCGATGTTTCAGGAATGCCCGCCAGAAGGGAAGCCACGCGGGCCACGTTGAGGGTATCGACCGGTTCGAGACAGCATCCGTAGCGGATATCATCCACCATATCCACAGTGATGCCCGCCCTTTTAATTGCTTCCTTCATGGTGACACTGGCTATAACGGCTCCGTTGGTGTCCCTGAGACTTCCGCCGAAGGTGCCGATTGCCGTTCGGCAGGCGGAAACGATGACGATGTCTTTCATAGAGGTGCGCTCCTTTTTCTTTTTCTGAAATACTCAAAACCGCGCGGTGCCTACGGCAGGGCGAAGTCCTCAGATCAGTGGTCACTCATACCAGAAGTTGAGAAAAAACGAAAGGTCCTTGAGAGTTTGTCCCGGCCTGACAAGGACGGTGGTGAGGATGAGAGGCACGGCCCTTCCACCGGAGATCATCACCGTTCTTGACGGGTCGATGATAGTCTTTTCTCGGCTGGTGTGATTCATCGGGCCCGTGGGTCTGTGAAAAATTCTCTCGGCAGGGCGGACCAGGGATCATGGTGTATACTCCCCATGAAGAGAGATGCCTCCCGGACGACGCGTTTCAGTGTTCCGTCCCGCCTGTCGCGTACAGGAGGATTGCGGCCGCGGCGGCGAGGTTGAGCGACTCTGCGCCCCCCCGGCCGGGTATGGTGATCGTCCTGTCCGCCTGGTCCATCAGTTCCGGTGAGAGTCCCCGTGACTCGTTGCCGAGAAGGAAAATATATTTTCCGCATTTTTTGATACTGCCGGGGTCCTCTCCGCCTCGGGGGGCCGTCGCGACCAGTTCCCAGCCGCCCCGGCGCGCGAGGTTCAGAATGTCTCCGGTGTCGACGGCCTGAACGATGGACATCCCGAAGAGTGCGCCCGCGGACGAGCGGATGACTTTTGTATTGAACGGGTCGACGCAGGATGGTCCCATCAGTATGTGGTCCACGCCGAACCACAGGGCCGTTCTCATGATCGATCCCAGGTTTCCCGGGTCGGAAACGCCATCCAGGTAAATCATGCGGTCCTGCGTTCCGCCGGCCATGCTGTCCAGGGGATATGTCCTTGTTTCGCAGACAAGGATGATTCCCTGCGGTTGTTCTTCCGTGGATAGTTCCCTCAAGGTCTCACGGGAACAGGAGTACAGGGGAATATCGCCGGTCAGGGCTGTCTGAAGAAGGAGGTGTTCTGTAGCTCCCTTCGCCGCATCCGCCGCCACGATGATCGCCTTCAGTGGATAACGGTTTTCCTTGAGAGCCTCTCTGAGGGCATTCAGTCCTTCCGCCAGGAACAGTCCTTCCCTGTCCCTGTGTTTTTTCGAGCGTAACTTCTTGAACCGTTTCTTCCGGTTCGGGGAAAGGGCCGGTATTGCCGCCATAGACAATGCTTCCTTTAAAACGTAAATGACAGGGCAATCGCCCCGAACTGATGTTCATCCCTCTGTGACGTGAACTCCTTCGTCCGGAATACATACGAGTAGGTGATTTTAAAACGGTGTGCGATCACGCCGATACCGGCGATGAAGTCCGCCACGAGGTACTTCTTGTCAACGCTGTGGCTGTCTCGAAAGGTGCTTCCGTCGAGAAATATATTCCGGGCAACCGCTTTTGTATCGATAGCGCAGAAAAGGTGTATGCCGAGACGGTGCATCGGTTCATTGAAACGGGGGTCCCCGTCGTCAAGAGGAGCACTGCTGTCGGAACCGGGCCGGATCAGGTAGGTGCCGAAATCGATCGGCAGATTCCATCCGAATCGGGCCTGGCCCCCGAGATTGACCCCGGTGAGGAGATTTCCGACGGCCACTCCCAGGTGAGGAATGACATCGAATCCCCATCCGTCTGAAAACCGTCTCTCCAGATATCGTCTCTTCCGTTCGAAATAGAGGTTCAACACCGGCTCGTCACGAAGCTGGTGTTCCCAACCCCGGGGTTTGACGGAACCCATTCTCCGGTGAATAACGACCTGACAGTCCTGCGCGTAGGAGTGGCGTCCCACAATGCCGAGATTCAGTTCAAGGGTGTCCATCCTGCGCGTACTTTTGCTCTGGAGACCCAGCCCCAGGTACGTTACACCCGCGTAAGGCCGGTCATCCCGTACAAGATCACCGCGCTCCTTGTCTTCCGGCGTGTATATGTTCTGCCCCAGGGAGAGGGAGACTGTTCGGATGTCCCCGGGATCATTGACGTAAGGAAGGCTATCGATCAACCGGAGCATCCAGTCCGGCAGGTTCAGGACCTCTCGATAGTTATCGAGATCCCGTGATATCCATGACAGTTTCGTTCCATGGGTATAGTAGCGATCCCTGTTCTTGAAACCGAACAGGTCGTTTTCCAGATAGAGGGTAACGGTGTCGGACGTTCTCGCCCTGTGGTCCCTGCGGGAATCGGCTTCGGCAGGTACCCCGTGACAGGACAGGACCGTCATGACGAGGAGAAAGAGCAGCAATGGTCGCGGGGTCATCCGTGTCCGCTGGCGCATCCGGCGGAACAGTGTCACAGTGTCTCTCAAGATCGATGTTCCTTCTCAAACTGTATTCCACAGGGAATATGCCCTGAAGAAAGCAACAGATTCCGGATGGAACGTACAGAGTCAAAGGTTTTGTATGAGCTGCAAACCTCGTGAGGCCTTATTGAATGTTGTCATTTCGAGGAGCATCGCGATTGTGTCATTTCGAGGAGCGTAGCGACGAGAAATCCCTGTCCCGAGCAAAGCGAGGGATATTTCAGACTTCTCACGTGCGTTCGAAGCGACAGGGGAGCGTTCGAAATGACGAAACCGATCGTTTTTAAAGGTCTCCTCGTTATTGAGCGTGGCTGTCCACTGATCGCGATTGTTGCGTGAAGTGTCCCCGACGATTTCCCGCAGGCGCCCGTCAACGGCGAATATGCGCTTTGCGCCGTCTGATGCTATCTTTGCCGGCGGCCGGAAAATTTATCTTTGAGCCCTGTGAAGAAATTGTCCGCGCTTGTGCCTGTCTGTGCCCGCTGTCTTTGCTGTCGACCGAAAAACATTTCAATTATCACATAAAAAAGAGGTGCGAAAATAACTATCAGAACCGTGGCTGTGATCATCCCCCCCAGAACACTGGTACCGATGGCATTCTGGGCTCCCGCGCTGGCGCCGGTGGTAAGCGCCAATGGCAGAACACCAAAGCCGAAAGCCAGCGAAGTCATGATAATCGGTCTGAATCTCAGCCTCGCTCCTTCAATCGTTGCCTCGATCAGCCCCAAGCCGTTTTCCAACCCTTTTTTTGCGAACTGTACAATCAGAATGGCATTTTTGGTGCCCAGGCCGAGCGTGGTGAGCAAACCGATCTGGAAATAAACGTCGTTGGCCAGTCCTCTGGTACTTGATGCGATAATACCGCCGAGGACTCCCAGGGGGATCACCAGAAGTATCGAAACGGGAACCGTCCAGCTCTCGTACAGCGCGGCCAGGCACAGAAAAATCACGAAAATGGAAAAGGCGTACAGCATGGGAGCCTGTGTGCTGGCCATCCGCTCCTGATAGGAAAGGCCGCTCCAGTCGAACCCGAAACCGGCCGGAAGTTTCCGCACCGCTTCTTCCATAGCCTTCATGGCTTCGCCCGAGCTTCTGCCGGGTGCGGGTTCGCCCCAGATATTGATGGCGGGGAAGCCGTTGAAGCGGCTCTTTTTAGGAGCGCCGGATATCCACCGGCCGGAAGCGAAGGAGGAAAAAGGAACCATTTCCCCCTGCATGTTGCGGACGTACAGATTTTCCAGATCTTTAGGCAACATGCGGAAAGGGGCGTCCGCCTGCAGGAGAACTTTTTTAACGCGGCCGCCGTGCGTGAAGTCATTTACATAGGCACTGCCGAAAGAAGCGGAGATGGTCCGGTGAATGAATGTAATGGGAAGGCCCAGCGCGCCCGCTTTTTCCCAATCCACGTCGATGCGGTATTCGGGGACATCGGGCAGGCTGTTGGGGCGCACTTTGGTAACGCGGGGGTCCTGTTCCACTATTTCCAATAACTGGTTCTGGCCTTCCATCAGTGCCTGGTGGCCGAGATTGCCGCGGTCGAGAAGCTGGAAATCAAAACCCGTGGACATACCTAATTCAGGGACGGGGGGTGGCTCAAAGACATAAACAGTCGCGTTGCGGATGCCGGAGAACTCTTGCATGGCCCTCTCGACGATGGCTTTTGTTTTCAGATGTTCTTTGTCGCGCAGATGCCAGTCTTTCAATCTTAAAAACACCATGCCGTTATTTTGCGATCGACCGGAAAATCCGATACCGGTGACAGTCATAATCGTTTCCACAGCTTCTTTTTCATTTTCGTTGAAGTACTTTTGAATCCGCCCGACGATTTCGCCTGTCTGCTCCAGCGTCGCCCCCGTGGGCATCATCACCTGAGCCAGCAGTATTCCCTGATCTTCATCCGGTAAATAGGCCGTGGGCATGCGCACAAACAGAACAGCCATCAAGATGAGAACGATAAGAAAAGCGGCCAGAAAACGTTTTTTGCGAAAAAGGGAAAGTCCGACCACGCCCACATACCACTCGCGAAATCTGAAGAACATTTTATTAAACCAGGAAAAAAAGGGGCGCAGGAAAAAAATCGTATTTTGAGCGGGATCATGACCCGCTTTGATCGGTTTAAGCAATGACGCGCACAGTACCGGTGTCAAAATCAGTGCCACCACAACGGACAGCAGCATGGCGGAAATAATGGTTATCGAAAATTGGCGGTAGATCACGCCGGTGGAACCGGGGAAAAAGGCCATCGGGCCGAAAACGGCCGAAAGTACCA contains these protein-coding regions:
- a CDS encoding 4Fe-4S binding protein; protein product: MKHLRTIVHIDEEKCDGCGLCIPSCSEGAIRLLEGKARLVGDRYCDGLGACLGECPQGAIYLIEREAEEFDEKAVEALRKARMFSIDPSPELMACGCPSSQITTFDVPDSCRAANEPVRQEGEASELTHWPVKIRLIPPTAPFLKDADLLVAADCTACASPGFHREFLKGKILLSGCPKFDDAEAYVERFTDIFRGNHINSVTVLIMDVPCCQGLPRILWTAMERAGAAVPLETIVIGRQGERL
- a CDS encoding DsrE family protein, which encodes MSKKVLLAAFNGESMCFVHVLLNALDMEEKGYDVKVVIEGSATRAVKELTDPESPFANLYSEVRKRGMIDCVCQACASKMGALESARQQGLPLCAEMKGHPALAQYLEQGYQVLTF
- a CDS encoding Na/Pi cotransporter family protein — protein: MITPFFMVVTGLVLFLFAMVHVTETVRRSVTSTRTRELFGYAVRTPLWGVVTGFLLTVLFQSSTATTALTVGLVSAGLMSFFHSLGVIIGADIGTTITVQLVVWRVTDLSPLFVIAGAFLWVTGKGKLKPLGEGIFYFGLMFFGLTIVSHAMEPLKESPAILQFFHETVSPLTGVLIGCGFTVLVQSSAIPIALLVILAGHGMLSLEAALPFVIGANLGTAFTAVIVFTALAANAEGRRVVLSHVFFKFVGAVVCLAAFPLFLAVLKNLSSSVSQQIALGHIIFNVLVAFIFIPTLPWFAHLARVLYPKRGEIFSLWPDFLDERLLGNAELALEAARKEMEREMVLARRMYLLAAGLIDCFQSGNLQTVGHIENVVNSLKWEIGIFLRRVSEGLLTRSTSKQLLLYSSLVDDIERIADHSTNISELAEIKSRKMVCFSEFADNDLAEIRSLVTANLDDALSLMGTYSQTTMEAIFAREEQIDKLVANAKLNHLERVCSKICQAESGPIYLGVLVNQERISDHCENIAEYFRDLNVEEA
- a CDS encoding MoxR family ATPase, translating into MKERDSFYTFQGASRYVLDAELAKIVNVTMALEMPLLLKGEPGTGKTMLAHAIAESLKMPLIVLNVKSGMKLVEALYQYDTLTRLNDSRFGDSSRDVSNIEEYIRMGKIGQAFTAEQRTVLLIDEIDKADTDFQDDMLDILDQMQFDIMEIDRTVTARHRPVVIITSNAKKDLSDPFLGRCNFHHIAFPDPEIMQQILNVHFPSIEEDLMQACISAFYRLRRLQGIEKKPATRELINWIRALRADPHFEVSSLKRSSPPYLGVLFKKSSDLAMASRYTGTG
- a CDS encoding acetyl-CoA C-acyltransferase, which gives rise to MKDIVIVSACRTAIGTFGGSLRDTNGAVIASVTMKEAIKRAGITVDMVDDIRYGCCLEPVDTLNVARVASLLAGIPETSTAVTINRVCISGMEAVISGMAMIQAGLAEIILAGGVEHMSGVPYTVPGARWGCRLQDQALVDWLIHALHCGSHIMPNPEDGPVKEGMPLELFRGKPYIMGHTAEFVAQMMNISREEMDEVALRSHNRAEMATVEGFFKEEIVPVELPGKRGKPPVIFDRDEHFRPGLTMEALQDMPPAFIPKIGKVTAGNASGINDGSSGMIIMSAEKARELGLEPIARIKAVGYGGVHPSVMGLGPVPAVRNLTERSGLAVGDFEIIELNEAFAAQYIGCEKELGINREITNICGSGIGLGHPVGSTGSRIMVTLLHTMKRNGNTLGLATLCGGGGVSMACALEMI
- a CDS encoding RNA methyltransferase, with the protein product MAAIPALSPNRKKRFKKLRSKKHRDREGLFLAEGLNALREALKENRYPLKAIIVAADAAKGATEHLLLQTALTGDIPLYSCSRETLRELSTEEQPQGIILVCETRTYPLDSMAGGTQDRMIYLDGVSDPGNLGSIMRTALWFGVDHILMGPSCVDPFNTKVIRSSAGALFGMSIVQAVDTGDILNLARRGGWELVATAPRGGEDPGSIKKCGKYIFLLGNESRGLSPELMDQADRTITIPGRGGAESLNLAAAAAILLYATGGTEH
- a CDS encoding lipid A deacylase LpxR family protein is translated as MRDTVTLFRRMRQRTRMTPRPLLLFLLVMTVLSCHGVPAEADSRRDHRARTSDTVTLYLENDLFGFKNRDRYYTHGTKLSWISRDLDNYREVLNLPDWMLRLIDSLPYVNDPGDIRTVSLSLGQNIYTPEDKERGDLVRDDRPYAGVTYLGLGLQSKSTRRMDTLELNLGIVGRHSYAQDCQVVIHRRMGSVKPRGWEHQLRDEPVLNLYFERKRRYLERRFSDGWGFDVIPHLGVAVGNLLTGVNLGGQARFGWNLPIDFGTYLIRPGSDSSAPLDDGDPRFNEPMHRLGIHLFCAIDTKAVARNIFLDGSTFRDSHSVDKKYLVADFIAGIGVIAHRFKITYSYVFRTKEFTSQRDEHQFGAIALSFTF
- a CDS encoding efflux RND transporter permease subunit, whose amino-acid sequence is MLSKFFLERPVFAWVIAIIIMSGGVLAIYNLPISQYPEMAPPGIAVFTSYPGASSETVENSVTQVIEQNMTGLDNLIYMSSSSDSAGGSRLELKFAPGTDPNIAWSQVQNKVQATMRSLPDAVQVQGVNVRKSTSNYLMIVGLISEDGSMDGTDLRDYAKSNLERVLARIPGVGEVESFGGGYAMRVWLNPEKLTDYFLTVEDVLTALKAYNVEVSAGQFGGAPAVPGQRLNAPIVIQNMLSTPEEFAAILLRTNPDGSVVRLGDVGRTELGTEIYDIGVASDGKASAGIAVRQAPGANALRTADAVKAKMAEMSRFFPPGMKVTYPNDSTVFIKVAIAEVVKTLVIAIILVFLVMWLFLGSLRATFIPTIAVPVVILGTFATLWFFGFTINMLTMFAMVLAIGLLVDDAIVVVENVERIMRDENLPPKQATAKSMEQITTALIGIGLVLSAVFGPMAFFPGSTGVIYRQFSITIISAMLLSVVVALILTPVLCASLLKPIKAGHDPAQNTIFFLRPFFSWFNKMFFRFREWYVGVVGLSLFRKKRFLAAFLIVLILMAVLFVRMPTAYLPDEDQGILLAQVMMPTGATLEQTGEIVGRIQKYFNENEKEAVETIMTVTGIGFSGRSQNNGMVFLRLKDWHLRDKEHLKTKAIVERAMQEFSGIRNATVYVFEPPPVPELGMSTGFDFQLLDRGNLGHQALMEGQNQLLEIVEQDPRVTKVRPNSLPDVPEYRIDVDWEKAGALGLPITFIHRTISASFGSAYVNDFTHGGRVKKVLLQADAPFRMLPKDLENLYVRNMQGEMVPFSSFASGRWISGAPKKSRFNGFPAINIWGEPAPGRSSGEAMKAMEEAVRKLPAGFGFDWSGLSYQERMASTQAPMLYAFSIFVIFLCLAALYESWTVPVSILLVIPLGVLGGIIASSTRGLANDVYFQIGLLTTLGLGTKNAILIVQFAKKGLENGLGLIEATIEGARLRFRPIIMTSLAFGFGVLPLALTTGASAGAQNAIGTSVLGGMITATVLIVIFAPLFYVIIEMFFGRQQRQRAQTGTSADNFFTGLKDKFSGRRQR